A stretch of Suncus etruscus isolate mSunEtr1 chromosome 9, mSunEtr1.pri.cur, whole genome shotgun sequence DNA encodes these proteins:
- the LOC126018323 gene encoding olfactory receptor 51A7 → MSVLNNSEVQFFLLIGIPGLEYAHVWFSIPICFMYLIAIMGNCTIIFIIKTESSLHEPMYYFLAMLAISDLGLSFSSLPTMLRIFLFNVREISPNACFAQEFFIHGFTVMESSVLLIMSLDRFLAIHNPLRYSSILTSSKVAKIGLILVIRSIILVLPFPFTLKRLKYCQKNLLSHSYCLHQDTMKLACSDNKVNVIYGFFVALCTMLDLALIFLSYLLILKTVLSIASLAERLKALNTCVSHICAVLIFYIPIISLAAIHRFAKHKSPLVVILIADIFLLVPPLMNPIVYCVKTRQIREKVLGKLLTICRR, encoded by the coding sequence ATGTCTGTTCTTAATAATTCTGAGGTCCAGTTTTTTCTTCTGATTGGGATTCCAGGACTAGAATATGCTCATGTATGGTTCTCTATTCCCATTTGTTTCATGTACCTGATTGCTATCATGGGTAACTGCACCATTATCTTTATCATAAAGACAGAGTCCTCACTTCATGAGCCTATGTATTATTTCCTTGCCATGTTGGCCATCTCTGACCTAGGCTTATCTTTCTCCTCTCTGCCTACCATGCtaagaatatttttgttcaaTGTTAGAGAAATTTCACCTAATGCCTGCTTTGCTCAAGAATTCTTCATCCATGGATTTACAGTTATGGAATCCTCAGTGCTTCTGATTATGTCTTTGGATCGCTTTCTTGCCATTCACAATCCCTTGAGATATAGTTCTATTCTCACTAGTAGTAAAGTTGCTAAAATAGGTCTGATCCTAGTCATCAGGAGCATCATCTTagttcttccattcccatttaCTCTCAAGAGACTAAAATATTGTCAGAAGAATCTCCTTTCTCACTCATATTGTCTTCATCAGGATACCATGAAGTTAGCCTGTTCAGACAACAAGGTTAATGTTATCTATGGTTTCTTTGTTGCACTCTGTACTATGTTAGACTTGGCATTGATTTTTCTGTCTTATTTACTAATCTTGAAGACTGTACTTAGCATTGCTTCTCTAGCAGAAAGGCTAAAGGCCCTTAATACCTGTGTTTCCCACATCTGTGCTGTGCTCATTTTCTATATACCCATTATTTCTCTGGCTGCCATTCATCGTTTTGCCAAACATAAAAGCCCTCTTGTTGTAATCCTTATTGCAGATATATTCTTATTGGTACCACCTTTAATGAACCCTATTGTCTACTGTGTAAAGACAAGACAAATTCGGGAAAAAGTCTTGGGGAAATTGCTTACTATATGTAGGAGATAA
- the LOC126018450 gene encoding olfactory receptor 51H1-like, protein MSPANQTSHNHHNFILTGLPGMPEKDFLMAFPLFLLYGTTLLGNITILVIIKIEQSLHEPMYYFLAMLAATDLSLSLSSMPTMISVHWFNRRTVTFDACITQMFFIHTFGGVESGVLVAMAFDRFVAICFPLHYATILTHGVIGKIGIAVLLRSVCAVLPVPFLIKRLPFCHSNVLSHAYCLHQDAMRLACADTRINSIYGLLAVIFIIVFDALILLLSYFLILRAVLGIASQEERFKALNTCLSHIFAVMLFYVPLIGMTLIHRFGKHLSPIVHSIMANVYLLLPPVLNPIVYSIRTKQIKKRIVQIFCRSKIGS, encoded by the coding sequence ATGTCACCAGCCAACCAAACTTCTCATAATCATCATAACTTCATCCTGACTGGACTACCTGGAATGCCAGAAAAAGATTTCTTAATggcctttcctctctttcttctttatggTACCACATTACTAGGCAACATCACCATCCTTGTCATCATCAAAATTGAGCAAAGTCTTCATGAGCCTATGTATTATTTTCTGGCCATGTTAGCTGCCACTGACCTCAGCCTTTCACTATCTTCCATGCCCACCATGATCAGTGTTCACTGGTTCAACAGGCGCACAGTAACTTTTGATGCTTGTATCACTCAAATGTTCTTCATTCACACCTTTGGGGGAGTGGAATCAGGTGTTCTGGTTGCCATGGCTTTTGATCGCTTTGTAGCTATTTGTTTCCCATTGCACTATGCTACCATTCTCACACATGGAGTTATCGGTAAAATTGGTATAGCAGTTCTGCTTCGGAGTGTTTGTGCGGTGCTCCCTGTGCCTTTCCTTATCAAACGACTACCTTTCTGTCACTCCAATGTCCTCTCTCATGCATACTGCCTTCATCAGGATGCTATGAGACTTGCCTGTGCTGACACCCGTATCAACAGCATCTATGGCCTATTGGCTGTTATCTTCATTATTGTATTTGATGCCTTAATCCTTTTGCTGTCTTACTTTCTAATCCTCCGTGCTGTGTTGGGGATTGCTTCCCAGGAAGAGAGATTCAAAGCTCTCAATACATGTCTCTCTCATATTTTTGCAGTGATGCTCTTCTATGTGCCTCTCATAGGCATGACTCTTATTCACCGCTTTGGGAAGCATTTATCTCCAATTGTGCACTCAATTATGGCAAATGTCTACCTGTTGCTGCCTCCTGTCCTCAATCCTATTGTATATAGTATTAGAACCAAGCAGATTAAAAAGAGGATAGTTCAAATATTCTGTAGGAGTAAAATTGGTTCTTAA
- the LOC126018451 gene encoding olfactory receptor 51T1 — MAIFNNTTSSNFFLTAIPGMESAHVWISIPVCCLYSIALLGNSMILYIIIIERRLHKPMYYFLSMLSAVDLCLIISTLPTVLGVLWFHGLEVSFKVCLIQMFFVHSFSFLESSVLVAMALDRFLAICKPLKYATILTDKVIMVIGLVICIRQMILIFPMILALKNISFHGGQELAHPFCYHPDMIKNTYSNPWISSFLGMFLQLYLSGTDLLFILISYVLILRTVMSIVTPKKQQKVLSTCVCHICAVTIFYVPMISLSLTHRLLNSTPRLVCSILGNIYLLLPPVVNPVIYSLKTKTIRRAMFQHLQSKRVHGSTM, encoded by the coding sequence ATGGCAATTTTCAATAATACCACTTCATCAAACTTCTTCCTCACTGCAATCCCTGGAATGGAATCTGCTCATGTCTGGATCTCCATCCCTGTCTGCTGTCTCTATTCCATAGCACTCCTTGGAAACAGCATGATCTTATATATCATCATTATTGAGAGGCGACTCCATAAGCCCAtgtactattttctttctatgctGTCAGCTGTTGATCTATGTCTAATCATATcaacccttcccactgtgctcggGGTCCTTTGGTTTCATGGTTTAGAGGTCAGTTTTAAGGTTTGTCTCATTCAAATGTTCTTTGTacattccttctccttccttgaGTCTTCAGTGCTGGTTGCCATGGCATTGGATCGCTTCTTGGCTATCTGTAAACCACTAAAATATGCCACTATCCTCACAGACAAAGTAATCATGGTGATTGGACTAGTCATCTGCATAAGACAAATGATTCTTATATTTCCTATGATTCTAGCTTTGAAGAATATATCTTTCCATGGAGGTCAAGAGCTTGCCCATCCATTTTGCTACCACCCAGATatgataaaaaatacatattctaaTCCCTGGATCAGCAGTTTTTTGGGAATGTTTCTTCAGCTTTATCTGTCTGGCACTGATTTATTGTTTATTCTTATTTCCTATGTCCTTATTCTTCGAACTGTCATGAGCATCGTGACTCCAAAGAAACAGCAAAAAGTTCTAAGTACATGTGTCTGTCACATATGTGCTGTTACTATTTTCTATGTGCCTATGATCAGCCTGTCTCTGACACATCGTCTTCTCAACTCAACCCCAAGATTGGTCTGTAGCATTTTGGGAAACATTTATTTGCTCTTACCACCAGTAGTGAATCCTGTTATTTACAGTTTGAAGACCAAGACAATTCGCAGGGCTATGTTCCAACATCTCCAGTCTAAAAGAGTTCATGGGTCTACCATGTGA